Proteins from one Esox lucius isolate fEsoLuc1 chromosome 19, fEsoLuc1.pri, whole genome shotgun sequence genomic window:
- the LOC105018484 gene encoding aldo-keto reductase family 1 member D1 gives MNLTAEDHSVPLSDGNRIPLLGLGTYGNPQTTPKDTALNCVKYAIDVGYRHFDGALVYFNEHEVGQAIRERIADGTVKREDIFYCGKLWNTFHPPELVRPALEKTLKTLQLDYVDLYIIEMPTAFKPGDTFYPKHNDGQYIYHKTDLCATWEALEACKDAGLVKSLGVSNFNRRQLELILRKPGLKHRPVSNQVECHPYFTQPKLLEYCRQNGIVVVGYSPLGTSRDASWVNIKSPPLLEDELLVSIAKKYKKNSAQVALRFNIQRGVVVIPKSFSPDRIMDNFQIFDFSLTEDEMKAIEGLNRNVRFVELLMWSDHPEYPFHEEY, from the exons atgaatCTGACGGCTGAGGACCACTCAGTTCCTCTTAGTGATGGGAACCGGATTCCCCTCTTGGGACTAGGGACTTATGGAAACCCACAGACG ACACCCAAAGACACAGCATTGAACTGTGTGAAGTATGCAATAGATGTGGGATACAGGCACTTTGATGGGGCTCTGGTGTATTTCAACGAGCACGAAGTAGGCCAAGCCATTAGAGAGAGAATTGCAGATGGAACCGTCAAAAGAGAAGACATATTTTACTGTGGAAAG CTTTGGAACACCTTCCACCCTCCAGAGCTGGTCAGGCCTGCCCTTGAAAAGACACTGAAGACCCTGCAGCTTGACTATGTGGATTTATACATTATTGAGATGCCCACTGCATTCAAG CCTGGTGACACGTTTTATCCTAAGCATAATGATGGACAGTATATTTACCATAAGACAGACCTCTGTGCAACATGGGAG GCTTTGGAGGCCTGTAAAGATGCAGGACTGGTCAAATCTCTTGGAGTATCCAACTTCAACAGGAGACAGCTGGAACTCATTCTGAGAAAGCCTGGCCTCAAACACAGACCTGTGTCCAACCAG GTTGAGTGCCATCCGTATTTCACCCAGCCCAAGCTGCTGGAGTACTGCCGTCAGAATGGCATCGTGGTCGTAGGCTACAGCCCCCTGGGCACTTCAAGAGACGCCTCGTGGGTGAATATTAAGAGTCCTCCTCTGTTGGAGGATGAGCTCCTGGTGTCCATAGCGAAGAAGTACAAAAAGAACAGTGCCCAGGTAGCCCTGCGCTTCAACATCCAGAGAGGAGTGGTGGTCATCCCAAAAAGCTTCAGCCCTGATAGGATCATGGACAATTTCCAG ATATTTGACTTTTCGCTTACCGAGGATGAAATGAAAGCAATTGAAGGACTAAACAGAAACGTCCGTTTTGTGGAGCTTCTAAT GTGGAGTGACCATCCTGAATACCCATTTCATGAGGAATATTAA